One region of Spiroplasma endosymbiont of Asaphidion curtum genomic DNA includes:
- a CDS encoding transposase family protein, whose translation MFNNKIISVDFCYGSIHDYKLFLKSNILINPRLELIADSGYQGLQNVHKNRLLPIKKSKNNPLNPDKKEYNSFLSKVRIAIEHVFARLKRFKILVYRYRNKIRRFGLRFNLISGIYNFELS comes from the coding sequence TTATTTAACAATAAGATTATTTCAGTAGATTTTTGTTATGGCAGTATTCATGATTATAAGTTATTTTTAAAATCAAATATACTTATAAATCCAAGATTAGAATTAATTGCTGATTCAGGATATCAAGGTTTGCAAAATGTTCATAAAAATAGATTATTGCCAATTAAAAAGAGTAAAAATAATCCTTTAAATCCAGATAAAAAGGAATATAATAGCTTTTTAAGTAAAGTTAGAATTGCCATTGAACATGTTTTTGCTAGATTAAAAAGATTTAAAATACTAGTTTATCGTTATCGCAATAAGATTAGAAGATTTGGATTACGATTTAACTTAATTTCAGGAATATATAATTTTGAATTAAGCTAG
- the yihA gene encoding ribosome biogenesis GTP-binding protein YihA/YsxC, translated as MKITKSVFLKGAINKEQWIDDEISEVLLLGRSNVGKSTFINSLCNNKQLAKVSSSPGKTQMLNFFAINDNEFRFVDCPGYGFAKISKSIKKEFVKMMDTYLLARKNLKLAILLLDLRRIPNDDDLLMFNFLQARNINILIVTTKLDKLKKNDISKQEKVIKETLLIINDIDIIKTSSISKIGYDAVLEKITEYI; from the coding sequence ATGAAAATTACTAAGAGTGTGTTTCTTAAAGGTGCTATTAATAAGGAACAATGAATTGATGATGAGATTAGTGAAGTATTGTTATTAGGGCGAAGTAATGTTGGAAAATCAACATTTATTAATTCTTTATGTAATAATAAACAATTAGCAAAGGTGTCTAGTTCGCCTGGTAAAACACAGATGCTTAATTTTTTTGCTATTAATGATAATGAATTTCGTTTTGTTGATTGTCCAGGTTATGGCTTTGCAAAAATAAGTAAAAGTATTAAAAAAGAATTTGTTAAAATGATGGATACTTATTTATTAGCACGAAAAAATTTAAAGTTAGCAATCCTATTATTAGATTTAAGACGAATTCCTAATGATGATGATTTATTAATGTTTAACTTTTTACAAGCACGAAATATTAATATTCTCATTGTTACTACGAAGTTAGATAAACTAAAGAAAAATGATATTAGCAAGCAAGAAAAAGTAATTAAAGAAACATTGCTGATTATTAATGATATTGACATTATTAAAACATCAAGTATTAGTAAAATTGGTTATGATGCTGTTCTTGAAAAAATTACTGAATATATTTAA
- a CDS encoding transposase family protein: protein MLFSGKKRQHSLKSQIIIDLFNNKIISVDFCYGSIHDYKLFLKSNTLINPKLELIADLGYLGYQGLQNVHKNTLLPIKKSKNNPLNPDKKEYNSFLSKVRIAIEHVFARLKRFKILVYRYRNKIRRFGLRFNLISGIYNFELS, encoded by the coding sequence TTATTATTTTCTGGTAAGAAAAGGCAACATTCATTAAAATCGCAAATAATTATTGATTTATTTAACAATAAAATTATTTCAGTAGATTTTTGTTATGGCAGTATTCATGATTATAAGTTATTTTTAAAATCAAATACACTTATAAATCCAAAATTAGAATTAATTGCTGATTTAGGATATTTAGGATATCAAGGTTTGCAAAATGTTCATAAAAATACATTATTGCCAATTAAAAAGAGTAAAAATAATCCTTTAAATCCAGATAAAAAGGAATATAATAGCTTTTTAAGTAAAGTTAGAATTGCCATTGAACATGTTTTTGCTAGATTAAAAAGATTTAAAATACTAGTTTATCGTTATCGCAATAAGATTAGAAGATTTGGATTACGATTTAACTTAATTTCAGGAATATATAATTTTGAATTAAGCTAG
- a CDS encoding transposase family protein encodes MKMVEILKEAEAKQKQIGGRPNKLSIEQRLLMTLEYWKEYSTYRIIAKKYNISHVSCIRNIFWVENTLIKNSHFHIPGKKILLENKGTNNNLLAIDATEIPIERIKKN; translated from the coding sequence ATGAAAATGGTAGAAATTTTAAAAGAAGCTGAAGCTAAACAAAAACAAATTGGTGGTAGACCAAATAAATTATCAATAGAGCAAAGATTACTTATGACTTTAGAATACTGAAAAGAATATAGTACATATCGTATTATTGCAAAAAAATATAATATTAGTCATGTTAGTTGTATTCGTAATATCTTTTGAGTTGAAAATACTCTAATAAAAAATAGTCACTTTCATATACCTGGCAAAAAGATATTATTGGAAAATAAGGGTACTAATAATAATTTATTAGCAATTGATGCTACAGAAATTCCAATTGAAAGAATTAAAAAAAACTAA
- a CDS encoding HAD-IC family P-type ATPase, whose translation MRATKIGNETILANIINKVEQLQQQKTNLQKIADKIAAIFVPFVLGLALLVFLVYAFILPLFNLSFIMSVPYGIAIKTAISTLIIACPCALGLATPLAITVGIAKSTQEGIIFNKVHAFEKINQIDIVAFDKTGTLTDGKLSIKAIYGEEKHIVFAVSLENMSAHPIATAFKAYQEAYNISKVSLTDVKETIGFGIQGLCNKQRVTISSVTKLLDFLHYLFIKQNSYKIYLK comes from the coding sequence ATGCGAGCAACAAAAATTGGTAATGAAACGATATTAGCAAATATTATTAATAAAGTAGAACAATTGCAACAACAAAAAACCAATTTACAAAAGATTGCTGATAAGATTGCAGCGATTTTTGTTCCTTTTGTTTTAGGATTAGCATTATTAGTTTTTTTAGTTTATGCTTTTATTTTACCGTTATTTAATTTATCATTTATTATGTCTGTTCCTTATGGTATTGCTATTAAAACAGCAATTTCAACACTAATTATTGCTTGTCCTTGTGCTTTGGGATTAGCAACACCTTTAGCAATAACTGTGGGAATTGCAAAGTCAACCCAAGAAGGAATTATTTTTAATAAAGTTCATGCTTTTGAAAAAATCAATCAAATTGATATTGTTGCTTTTGATAAAACTGGAACTCTTACTGATGGCAAATTAAGTATTAAAGCTATTTATGGCGAAGAAAAGCATATTGTTTTTGCTGTTAGTTTAGAAAATATGTCAGCGCATCCAATTGCTACTGCTTTTAAAGCATACCAAGAAGCATATAATATTAGTAAAGTATCTTTGACGGATGTGAAAGAAACTATTGGTTTTGGCATTCAAGGATTATGTAATAAACAACGAGTTACTATTTCTTCGGTTACTAAATTATTAGACTTCTTGCATTACTTATTTATTAAACAAAATTCCTATAAAATATATTTAAAATAG
- a CDS encoding IS5 family transposase (programmed frameshift), translating to MKFDKFNFINDKELLRLTGIKQSTFNKMLNILKEAELKKFKRGGKNNKLSLENRLLMTLSYWREYRTYFHLGKSFDISEASCYRNIKWIEDILIKHPDFQQLAGKKALINDYFNDKTIIIDATETPIQRPKKGQKQSYSGKKKKHTIKTQVIIEKESKIIIATNFSLGKKHDFCLFKESKIPILKNTKLIVDNGYQGIQKIHSNVLIPKKKTKKNPLNKEQKHNNKLISKMRIIIENIFAILKKFKIITEKYRNRRKRFSLRFNLIASIYNLQL from the exons ATGAAATTTGATAAATTTAATTTTATTAATGATAAAGAATTATTACGATTAACTGGAATAAAGCAAAGTACTTTTAATAAAATGTTAAATATTTTAAAAGAAGCTGAGTTAAAAAAGTTTAAAAGAGGTGGTAAAAATAATAAATTATCATTAGAAAATAGATTATTGATGACTTTATCATATTGACGAGAATATCGTACTTATTTTCATCTTGGTAAAAGTTTTGATATTAGTGAAGCTAGTTGTTATCGAAATATCAAGTGAATTGAAGATATTTTAATCAAACATCCTGATTTTCAACAACTTGCTGGTAAAAAAGCATTAATAAATGATTATTTTAATGATAAAACAATTATTATTGATGCTACAGAAACACCCATTCAACGCCCAAAAAAAG GACAAAAACAATCTTATTCAGGAAAAAAGAAAAAACACACTATTAAAACACAAGTAATTATTGAAAAAGAAAGCAAAATAATTATTGCAACAAATTTTTCTCTCGGTAAAAAGCATGATTTTTGTTTATTTAAAGAATCAAAAATCCCAATTTTAAAAAATACTAAATTAATAGTTGATAATGGTTATCAAGGAATACAAAAAATTCATAGTAATGTTCTAATACCTAAGAAAAAAACAAAGAAAAACCCTTTAAATAAAGAACAAAAACATAATAATAAATTAATTTCAAAAATGAGAATTATTATTGAAAATATTTTTGCTATTCTTAAAAAATTTAAAATTATTACTGAAAAATATCGTAATCGTAGAAAACGATTTAGTTTAAGATTTAATTTAATTGCTTCAATTTATAATTTGCAATTATAG